A section of the Rhodobacteraceae bacterium M382 genome encodes:
- a CDS encoding AAA family ATPase gives MTIEYKKDGSGWHRWDLHLHGPGTKLANGYGDTSDDNLRAYLEVLEGSDVQVFGITDYFSFDSYLAVSRAYEHLYPDGTKVFIPNCEFRLTETVSSDGRNVHTHVLIDPALAFETKLRTLLSDLHTHKTREGLRLRCSELTSREEYEQATISLSDLQTALKKVFPDETAYIIVTAAGNDGLRGVDTKSARSKSISDELDKASHAFFGSDKSTGYFLSTDRYEDGSPSEKKPVYSGSDAHAMADLSRLSGDEAGYPPTWIKADLTFRGLRQTLFEPKGRVHIGERPSVLERLNQDATRFIAGLRIDQIAGYAGANGSWFRNVAIPFNPELTAIIGNKGSGKSAIADILGLLGESRQQEHFSFLTDEARNRKFRQKGYAENFTATLTWASETERTKKLDEDADALRPEAVKYLPQNYFESLTNEIEVKAFRKEIEEVVFSHVEESDRMGKSTFSELEDLKTAQSKSDISALKVRLRELNIEIIELEQQADPSTSARLKEQLNQRREEYRVLENSKPAAVEKPEEETPKQRAVSEEIERTRALQATITERGKQAVDRLSAIKTDLMSLGSLKESINALDAHVKQGKEELRPICTRFGLDIDLIVSHKVSTASIDAKATELAAEVKALSAEHAGEFTEGTDLNALTSVPSLRKAHKYLADKLKALQETLSAPQRRYQRYLQTLSEIKQKMEEVMGEDESPKPGTIKDLGARIRYIEEDLQAQLDTRYSDRDDLARSIFTSKEKVRSFYEGLKSSVEEKLETVSSEAFDVSIDASFVPTHEFPRRFLELVTQTARGPFRGAVEGRSDLEKRMTDVNWNDVETILSFAKTIIADIKAEDISKQIKDVKRLYDLLFSLEYFEPRYELRLGGKNLNQLSPGEKGLLLLVFYLHLDKEKTPLIIDQPEDNLDNDSIFTVLARCIREAKKSRQVVLVTHNPNLAVGADAEQILYVTLDKADNYKFTYESGSIENPRINDAIVKILEGSKPAFVQRRLKYQIK, from the coding sequence ATGACTATTGAGTACAAGAAAGATGGGTCGGGATGGCATCGGTGGGATCTCCATCTCCACGGGCCAGGCACCAAACTGGCAAATGGCTACGGTGATACCAGTGATGACAATCTCCGCGCCTATCTCGAAGTGCTAGAGGGCTCAGACGTTCAGGTATTTGGGATCACAGATTATTTCTCCTTTGACTCTTACTTGGCCGTTTCACGAGCGTATGAGCACCTTTACCCAGACGGTACAAAGGTCTTTATCCCGAATTGTGAGTTCCGGCTCACGGAAACCGTGAGCTCGGACGGCCGCAATGTTCACACCCATGTCCTGATCGACCCTGCGCTTGCTTTCGAAACGAAGCTGCGCACATTGCTCAGCGATCTGCATACCCACAAAACTCGGGAAGGGCTGCGCCTTCGCTGCAGCGAGCTCACCTCGCGCGAAGAATACGAACAGGCCACAATCAGCCTGTCCGATCTTCAAACGGCTCTCAAAAAGGTGTTCCCCGACGAGACGGCCTATATAATCGTCACGGCGGCCGGCAATGATGGTCTGCGCGGCGTTGACACGAAATCCGCCCGCAGCAAATCGATCTCGGATGAGCTAGACAAGGCCAGTCACGCTTTCTTCGGGTCAGACAAGAGCACCGGCTACTTCCTTAGTACGGACCGCTACGAAGACGGCAGCCCTTCCGAGAAGAAGCCCGTCTATTCAGGCTCGGACGCTCATGCGATGGCCGATCTTAGCAGGCTCTCCGGCGATGAGGCAGGATACCCGCCGACCTGGATCAAGGCCGATTTGACGTTTAGAGGGCTCCGGCAAACGCTCTTTGAACCAAAGGGTCGCGTGCATATCGGCGAGCGTCCCAGCGTGTTGGAACGCCTCAATCAGGATGCAACCCGTTTCATCGCGGGGCTGCGCATTGATCAGATTGCGGGATATGCGGGAGCCAACGGCTCCTGGTTCAGGAATGTTGCGATACCCTTCAACCCCGAGCTAACGGCTATTATCGGCAACAAGGGGAGTGGCAAGAGCGCCATCGCCGACATTCTTGGGCTCCTCGGGGAGTCGCGCCAGCAAGAGCATTTCTCGTTTCTGACCGACGAAGCCCGCAACCGCAAGTTTCGCCAAAAAGGCTATGCCGAAAATTTCACGGCAACTCTGACCTGGGCGAGCGAAACCGAGCGCACGAAAAAGCTCGATGAGGATGCTGATGCGCTCCGGCCCGAAGCTGTCAAGTACCTTCCCCAGAACTACTTCGAAAGCCTGACGAACGAGATCGAGGTCAAAGCGTTTCGCAAGGAGATAGAAGAGGTTGTTTTCTCGCATGTGGAGGAATCCGACCGCATGGGGAAATCGACGTTTTCAGAACTCGAAGACCTGAAGACCGCGCAGAGCAAGAGCGACATTAGCGCCCTAAAGGTACGTCTGCGCGAGCTAAACATCGAGATCATTGAACTTGAGCAGCAAGCAGACCCTTCGACCAGCGCCCGGTTGAAAGAGCAGTTGAATCAACGGCGCGAAGAGTACCGCGTCCTTGAGAATTCGAAACCTGCGGCTGTCGAAAAGCCGGAGGAAGAAACGCCCAAGCAGCGCGCCGTGTCCGAGGAGATAGAACGAACGCGAGCCCTTCAAGCGACCATCACGGAACGTGGCAAGCAGGCGGTCGACCGACTATCGGCCATAAAGACCGACCTGATGTCGCTCGGATCGCTCAAGGAGTCCATCAACGCTCTCGACGCTCACGTGAAGCAAGGCAAGGAAGAGCTTAGGCCCATCTGTACACGCTTTGGTCTGGATATTGACCTTATCGTTTCCCACAAGGTCAGCACCGCAAGCATCGATGCCAAGGCTACCGAACTTGCCGCCGAAGTGAAGGCGCTGTCTGCCGAGCACGCTGGCGAGTTTACCGAGGGCACGGACTTAAATGCGCTCACCAGCGTCCCCTCTCTACGTAAAGCCCACAAGTATCTCGCTGATAAACTGAAGGCCTTGCAGGAAACTCTGTCCGCGCCGCAGCGCCGCTATCAGCGCTACCTCCAGACCCTTTCGGAAATCAAGCAGAAGATGGAAGAGGTCATGGGGGAAGATGAGAGCCCCAAGCCTGGCACCATCAAAGACTTGGGGGCCCGTATCCGCTACATCGAGGAAGATCTGCAGGCGCAACTTGATACCCGTTATTCCGACCGCGACGATCTCGCGCGTTCGATTTTCACCTCCAAGGAAAAGGTGCGCTCTTTCTACGAAGGCCTGAAATCCAGCGTCGAGGAGAAGCTGGAAACTGTAAGTTCGGAGGCATTTGATGTATCGATCGACGCGTCATTTGTGCCGACGCACGAGTTTCCGAGGCGCTTTCTGGAACTCGTGACCCAGACGGCGCGCGGGCCGTTTCGCGGTGCCGTAGAGGGGCGCAGCGATCTGGAAAAGCGTATGACAGACGTGAACTGGAATGATGTTGAAACCATCCTAAGCTTTGCCAAGACCATCATTGCCGACATCAAAGCGGAAGATATCTCGAAACAGATCAAGGACGTTAAGCGTCTCTACGATCTGCTTTTCTCGCTGGAATATTTCGAGCCGCGTTATGAGCTTCGATTGGGCGGAAAAAACCTGAACCAGCTTTCTCCAGGCGAAAAAGGTCTATTGCTGCTGGTATTCTACCTGCATCTCGACAAAGAAAAAACACCGCTGATTATCGACCAGCCGGAAGACAACCTCGACAATGACAGCATCTTTACCGTGCTCGCGCGTTGCATTCGCGAGGCTAAGAAGTCTCGGCAGGTGGTATTGGTCACTCACAACCCGAACCTTGCCGTCGGGGCCGACGCCGAGCAAATTCTTTACGTGACGCTCGACAAGGCCGACAACTACAAATTCACCTATGAAAGTGGTTCGATTGAAAACCCACGTATCAACGATGCGATCGTCAAAATTCTGGAAGGCTCCAAACCTGCGTTCGTTCAACGACGACTGAAATACCAGATAAAATAG
- a CDS encoding LysR family transcriptional regulator, with the protein MPPDWTKLPSLTALRAFEAAARAKSFSAAARSLNVTHAAVAQQVRALEEFIGVQLLERSARGVSLTSEGRELAKALATGFAAIAEGIETLQEKNRNRPVRVTTTAFFAEAVIFPKIAEFWSTAPEIEISFNPSDKNIDLVAEGFDLGIRAGDGNWPGLKSRLLIESPTRAFAAPKLVDDPATKWEEIPWLIPDGSLWEREALEESGIDTSTIRTLELGNPSLEIRAGEEGMGLVIESEIDVRAHVEAGTLKIAPIAITHMSQYFIVTPPWKPRAPVAAFIEWLLAVGPNFGEEAPSPNDKRTAHLTN; encoded by the coding sequence ATGCCGCCAGACTGGACAAAGCTGCCATCCTTAACCGCTCTTCGAGCATTCGAGGCTGCAGCACGGGCAAAAAGCTTTTCCGCAGCCGCTCGGTCGCTCAACGTTACCCACGCTGCAGTGGCGCAACAGGTCCGTGCTTTAGAAGAGTTCATTGGAGTTCAATTGCTTGAACGTTCAGCGCGGGGTGTGAGCCTGACGTCTGAAGGTCGGGAACTTGCTAAGGCTTTGGCCACTGGTTTTGCGGCAATCGCGGAAGGTATCGAGACACTTCAGGAGAAAAACAGGAATCGTCCCGTTCGCGTAACAACCACTGCTTTTTTTGCCGAGGCCGTCATATTTCCAAAGATCGCAGAATTCTGGAGTACAGCTCCGGAAATCGAAATCTCGTTCAACCCGTCGGACAAGAATATTGACCTTGTCGCAGAAGGCTTCGATCTGGGTATCCGGGCAGGAGACGGAAACTGGCCGGGCTTGAAGAGTCGCCTGTTGATAGAGAGCCCAACCCGGGCCTTTGCAGCACCTAAGCTCGTCGATGACCCCGCAACCAAATGGGAGGAAATACCTTGGCTGATCCCGGACGGTAGCCTCTGGGAACGCGAAGCACTAGAAGAGTCTGGCATCGACACGAGCACCATCCGAACCTTGGAACTGGGCAACCCATCTCTTGAAATCCGTGCTGGAGAAGAAGGTATGGGGCTCGTGATTGAATCCGAAATCGATGTTCGCGCTCACGTCGAGGCGGGAACGCTGAAAATTGCCCCCATCGCAATCACTCACATGTCTCAATATTTCATCGTAACACCACCATGGAAGCCACGTGCGCCGGTTGCTGCATTTATTGAGTGGCTTTTGGCAGTTGGACCAAATTTCGGCGAGGAAGCACCGTCGCCCAACGATAAGCGAACAGCACATCTGACTAACTGA
- a CDS encoding class I SAM-dependent methyltransferase, giving the protein MAALSKDAAFWSKISRKYATDPIRDMDGYLRTLERTKSHLKPEDSVLEIGCGTGSTALLIAPHVTHITATDLSSGMIEIANEKLERESVGNVTFKVAEVLDHSSDDASYDAVLAHNLLHLLPALDCALEYISSLIKPGGLFISKTVCAPEHGGLKYAMISKVAIPVMQAIGKAPFVDFITPETLERKMNGVGFDIIEKTDKVGMFTSRYIVARKS; this is encoded by the coding sequence ATGGCTGCACTATCCAAAGACGCCGCGTTCTGGAGCAAAATTTCTCGCAAGTATGCCACAGATCCTATCCGGGACATGGACGGGTATCTGAGGACTCTTGAGCGCACAAAATCTCACTTGAAGCCCGAAGATAGCGTGCTGGAAATTGGCTGCGGCACAGGTTCGACGGCACTGCTGATCGCACCACATGTAACCCATATTACGGCTACAGACCTCTCTTCGGGAATGATCGAGATCGCCAATGAAAAACTCGAACGCGAAAGTGTTGGAAACGTCACATTCAAAGTGGCTGAAGTTTTAGACCATTCTTCTGACGACGCATCTTACGATGCGGTCCTAGCGCACAATTTGCTTCACCTTTTACCAGCGCTCGATTGCGCTCTTGAATACATATCTTCACTGATAAAACCGGGCGGACTTTTTATCTCCAAAACCGTTTGCGCCCCAGAGCATGGCGGCTTAAAATACGCAATGATTAGTAAAGTTGCGATCCCTGTTATGCAGGCCATTGGAAAGGCCCCGTTTGTTGACTTTATAACTCCAGAAACCCTTGAGCGAAAAATGAACGGCGTTGGTTTCGATATCATTGAGAAAACGGATAAAGTCGGGATGTTTACAAGCCGCTATATTGTTGCGCGTAAGTCTTAG
- a CDS encoding LysR family transcriptional regulator, translated as MNWKAINFDWNQVRSFLATTEKGSFSAAARVLEQTQPTVGRQVAALERSLGVTLFERVGNSLNLTSAGADLLVHVQEMAEVANRISLTATSQSNTVDGQVKITASDVMSAYQLPPILKRIRLAAPRLEIDVVATNDLRDIQRREADIAIRHVRPTQPNLIAKLVAEATAHFYATPSYLDQVGRPKTETELAKLDFVSFGEAATMIGFLNPAGIPVTAQNFRIGSNSGIVSWELVRQGLGVSVMSDDVAAMTPGVERVLPDREPFKFPIWLATHSELHTARRIRLVFDQLAEQLSAPSRGPQR; from the coding sequence ATGAACTGGAAAGCGATCAACTTTGACTGGAACCAGGTGCGCTCTTTCCTAGCGACGACCGAAAAGGGGTCGTTCTCGGCAGCTGCGCGTGTGCTTGAGCAAACCCAGCCGACGGTGGGCCGACAGGTTGCGGCACTGGAGCGATCACTGGGGGTAACTCTTTTTGAACGGGTTGGAAATTCACTGAACCTGACCAGCGCCGGAGCAGACTTGTTGGTGCATGTGCAGGAGATGGCTGAGGTTGCGAACCGAATTTCACTAACCGCGACAAGCCAGTCAAATACCGTTGACGGGCAAGTCAAGATTACCGCATCGGATGTTATGTCCGCCTATCAACTTCCGCCCATCCTTAAGCGCATCCGTTTGGCGGCTCCGCGCTTGGAGATCGATGTCGTCGCAACGAATGATCTTCGCGACATACAACGGCGAGAGGCTGACATTGCCATCAGGCATGTGCGCCCAACTCAGCCAAACCTGATAGCGAAACTAGTGGCCGAAGCGACAGCCCATTTTTACGCAACTCCTTCATACCTTGACCAGGTCGGGCGCCCCAAAACGGAAACTGAACTTGCAAAACTGGATTTTGTTAGTTTTGGAGAGGCGGCTACGATGATTGGCTTTCTCAACCCAGCGGGCATTCCGGTCACCGCGCAGAACTTTCGGATAGGGTCAAATTCCGGGATCGTTTCATGGGAGCTGGTGCGGCAAGGCCTGGGGGTGAGTGTTATGTCTGACGATGTCGCAGCGATGACCCCCGGCGTTGAAAGGGTGCTTCCCGATCGAGAGCCGTTCAAATTTCCGATTTGGCTCGCCACACATTCTGAGCTGCATACTGCACGAAGGATCCGGCTGGTGTTCGACCAGCTTGCAGAGCAATTGAGCGCACCAAGTAGGGGACCTCAACGCTAG
- a CDS encoding DUF1643 domain-containing protein, translating to MLHGLAEIDRPLGRTWNLEEDVRGSAIFSRCGNYRPYLSRRWGEGRTIMWLCMNPSSATDQLDDATSKKLTRHSRRLGYSKMFLLNVMDYRATDPRQIHLDAERSNRNIHYITKCAALSETVVFAYGRLKDRRGWKDYAAEAVQACRGIQPQCVLINRNGSPRHPRNFPARFALRDFN from the coding sequence ATGTTGCATGGACTTGCTGAAATTGATCGGCCACTCGGAAGAACATGGAATCTAGAAGAAGACGTCCGAGGTTCGGCGATTTTCTCGCGGTGCGGGAATTATCGACCATACCTCAGCCGGCGTTGGGGCGAAGGCCGTACAATTATGTGGTTATGTATGAACCCATCTTCTGCGACAGATCAACTTGACGATGCAACTTCGAAAAAGCTCACGAGACACTCGCGAAGGCTTGGGTACAGCAAAATGTTTTTACTGAACGTTATGGACTATCGTGCGACAGACCCTCGGCAAATACACTTGGATGCCGAACGCTCAAATAGAAATATTCACTACATCACGAAGTGCGCCGCTCTATCTGAGACTGTAGTTTTTGCCTATGGACGCCTTAAGGACAGAAGAGGCTGGAAGGACTATGCGGCGGAGGCGGTTCAGGCCTGTAGAGGAATTCAGCCACAGTGTGTGCTTATCAACCGTAACGGCTCACCTAGACATCCGCGAAATTTTCCAGCTCGGTTTGCTCTCAGGGATTTTAATTGA